The following are encoded in a window of Castanea sativa cultivar Marrone di Chiusa Pesio chromosome 5, ASM4071231v1 genomic DNA:
- the LOC142636869 gene encoding (R)-mandelonitrile lyase-like: MARSICFWLQYFAFLMFIGPVVSYAMPRPPRPPRPPQSHQDPSYLKFVSNATEFPSEDYYDYIIVGGGTAGCPLAATLSHSYKVLVLERGGVPHGETNLMSQEGFLATLMEADTYNSPAQSFTSEDGVENARGRVLGGSSAINAGFYSRADDDFYKKSGVNWDLRVVNQSYEWVERAIVFRPELKNWQSAVRDGLLEAGVDPYIGFSLDHSVGTKIGGSTFDSTGKRYSAANLLNYARPFNIKVAVYANVERILLATSSPYMGSRLSAIGVVYRDHTGRYHHAIVREHGEVILSAGAIGSPQLLLLSGIGPRPYLSSWGIPVAHHLPFVGQFLFDNPRSGVSIVAPIPLEHSLIQVVGITESGAYIEAASNVIPFISPARSIFIWTPSSPLYLTVATLMEKIIGPLSSGSLRLASTDVRVNPIVRFNYFSNPVDLQRCVNGTRKIGDILRSRSMEDFKVRNWFGGHDFRFVGPALPVDQADNHLMEDFCRRTVSTIWHYHGGCVVGKVVDGDFRVFGIDALRIVDGSTFGVSPGTNPQATLLMLGRYVGLKIIRERTRYR, translated from the exons ATGGCGAGATCCATTTGCTTTTGGCTACAGTACTTTGCGTTCTTGATGTTCATAGGCCCCGTCGTTTCTTATGCTATGCCACGGCCACCACGGCCACCACGACCACCACAGTCTCACCAAG ACCCAAGTTACCTCAAGTTTGTGTCCAATGCTACCGAGTTCCCCTCCGAAGACTACTATGATTACATCATTGTTGGAGGCGGCACAGCTGGCTGCCCCTTGGCTGCAACACTATCTCATTCTTATAAAGTACTAGTGCTAGAACGAGGCGGAGTTCCTCACGGCGAAACCAATTTAATGTCCCAAGAAGGTTTCTTGGCTACACTCATGGAAGCTGACACATATAACTCCCCTGCCCAATCCTTCACATCAGAAGACGGCGTTGAAAATGCCCGTGGACGGGTTCTTGGTGGCAGCAGTGCAATAAATGCTGGGTTTTATAGCCGAGCTGATGATGATTTTTATAAGAAATCAGGAGTGAATTGGGATCTTAGGGTTGTGAACCAATCCTATGAGTGGGTTGAGAGGGCTATTGTGTTTAGACCAGAGCTCAAGAATTGGCAATCTGCAGTTCGAGATGGGTTATTGGAAGCTGGTGTTGATCCTTATATTGGGTTTAGTTTGGATCACTCGGTGGGAACCAAGATTGGAGGTTCTACTTTTGATAGTACAGGGAAGAGATACAGTGCTGCTAATCTTTTGAACTATGCAAGACCTTTCAATATTAAGGTTGCTGTGTATGCAAATGTGGAAAGGATACTACTGGCTACATCTTCACCTTACATGGGGTCAAGGCTATCAGCAATTGGAGTTGTTTATCGTGATCATACAGGGAGGTATCACCATGCAATAGTACGTGAACATGGTGAGGTGATTCTCTCTGCTGGTGCCATTGGAAGTCCACAGCTACTGCTGTTGAGTGGCATTGGTCCACGGCCTTATCTATCTTCTTGGGGAATTCCGGTTGCTCACCATCTTCCCTTTGTTGGGCAGTTCCTTTTTGATAATCCGCGGAGTGGTGTCTCAATTGTGGCTCCAATTCCATTGGAGCACTCACTGATTCAGGTGGTTGGCATTACAGAATCAGGAGCTTATATTGAAGCAGCTTCCAATGTTATCCCTTTCATATCCCCTGCTCGCTCCATTTTCATTTGGACACCATCCTCACCTCTGTATCTCACTGTGGCTACTCTCATGGAAAAGATTATTGGACCACTTTCAAGTGGATCACTGAGACTAGCTTCAACAGATGTCCGGGTGAATCCAATCGTTCGATTCAATTACTTTAGCAATCCAGTGGACCTTCAACGCTGTGTGAATGGCACACGCAAGATTGGAGATATTCTGAGGAGCCGATCCATGGAGGATTTCAAGGTTAGGAACTGGTTTGGTGGTCATGATTTCAGGTTTGTGGGACCTGCATTGCCTGTTGATCAAGCTGACAATCATCTCATGGAAGATTTCTGCCGCCGCACAGTTAGCACCATATGGCACTACCATGGGGGCTGTGTCGTGGGGAAGGTGGTTGATGGTGATTTCCGGGTCTTTGGCATTGATGCTCTCAGAATTGTTGATGGTTCAACATTTGGTGTATCACCAGGGACAAATCCTCAGGCTACTCTATTGATGCTTGGACG ATATGTCGGGTTGAAGATAATCAGAGAGCGAACAAGATATAGATGA